From a region of the Argiope bruennichi chromosome 8, qqArgBrue1.1, whole genome shotgun sequence genome:
- the LOC129980634 gene encoding testis-specific gene 10 protein-like encodes MPPKKKPVSGPVGVYDVEIMNEDELKQYIEALKEESERMKAAFTDHQRDKRELEDLLSDAQEDILSRYRTLMQKEIELQELLSESHDILKDEDKKHLIEELETNKKLAQNTIDNFIEVQEIDMFRQDELKKLQKNLNDRNREVENINLTHRLISTDLKEQTEEEWVNMMEKRKHSLEEISEEFNEKYLEERRKLVEEEENIMNTIIDSLFGKDSDKYPSTNEVEKMSWYFKDLFWKNLKASANLKVRVESLETELNKLKMLLRDAENENKELLQSIEASNYSSKNNNDQAVPEKDDFDDKQLDYLTYENYTLNEKLRQVTEERNVLRNKFISAMRSIYKKADFASFLAEQMIASLLKDGQNLNEKSLNAYLQDKDQKATTEASRVNQEYDMAEIHNESSSSIC; translated from the coding sequence ATGCCCCCGAAGAAAAAACCCGTCAGTGGACCAGTTGGTGTATATGATGTTGAAATAATGAACGAAGACGAACTTAAGCAGTACATAGAAGCCCTAAAAGAAGAATCAGAAAGAATGAAAGCAGCTTTCACCGACCATCAAAGAGATAAAAGAGAGCTTGAAGATTTACTGAGTGATGCACAGGAAGATATTTTAAGCCGATATAGAACACTCATGCAAAAAGAAATAGAGTTACAAGAACTACTTAGCGAATCTCATGACATTCTCAAAGACGAAGACAAGAAGCACCTGATCGAAGAACTCGAAACTAATAAGAAATTGGCTCAAAATACGATAGACAATTTCATAGAAGTGCAAGAAATTGATATGTTTCGGcaagatgaattgaaaaaattacaaaaaaacttaaatgacAGAAACAGAGAAGTAGAAAATATTAATCTAACTCACAGGCTCATCTCAACCGATCTGAAAGAACAGACTGAAGAAGAATGGGTTAATATGATGGAAAAAAGGAAGCATTCGTTAGAGGAGATTTctgaagaatttaatgaaaaatatctagaGGAAAGGCGAAAACTTGTTGAGGAGGAAGAGAACATAATGAACACCATTATAGATAGCTTATTTGGAAAAGATTCAGATAAATATCCATCAACAAACGAGGTTGAGAAGATGTCATGGTACTTCAAAGATCTTTTCTGGAAGAATTTAAAAGCTTCAGCCAACCTCAAAGTAAGAGTGGAAAGCTTGGAAACAGAACTTAATAAGCTGAAGATGTTGTTGAGGGATGCTGAGAATGAGAATAAAGAGCTTTTACAAAGTATTGAGGCCAGCAATTAcagctcaaaaaataataatgatcaagCAGTACCTGAAAAAGATGATTTTGACGACAAACAACTCGATTACCTCACTTACGAAAACTATACTCTAAATGAAAAACTTCGCCAAGTCACagaagaaagaaatgttttaaggaaTAAGTTCATTTCTGCGATGAGGAGCATTTACAAAAAAGCTGACTTTGCAAGTTTTCTTGCAGAGCAGATGATAGCATCCCTGTTGAAAGATGGACAGAATCTTAACGAAAAATCGTTGAATGCCTATTTGCAAGATAAAGACCAAAAAGCAACAACTGAAGCATCTAGAGTCAATCAAGAATACGATATGGCGGAAATACATAATGAGTCCTCATCCAGTATTTGCTAG